From the genome of Leptodactylus fuscus isolate aLepFus1 chromosome 1, aLepFus1.hap2, whole genome shotgun sequence, one region includes:
- the LOC142211984 gene encoding PALM2-AKAP2 fusion protein-like isoform X2 yields MELEIQATEPKGIVLATPDVIDNQNLLLSTPTNQNGLKDRHESLDSDVAKEIRYLDEVLEANCCETAADNSFNGSLCPAESTASTTITVDGSGPCVSVTNDSSTPEMDIIAVDRKPLPVVELSESVETMEPIKVNGFSKGELKDDHTDVFTYPASPNSSNSSRRSSKDGDNLPKVIKKEAKFELRAFHEEKKPSKLFEDLNEKEHYRVKKVRPSEEVIELEKERLELIKSQAVKKNPSITTKWWNPPQEKTIEEQLDSEHLESHLKYMQRKQKQQQGTSPPVFKSNPPAFVPTELPPVNKEDIVTEQIDFSAARKQFLNIENTSQSNIKGPPKRSVAPNLFSVKPFYKVSETNKPQSSIVVTSPSSSHVEMVRPDEISLVKVEKLECTSEDQPSADHSRKTSSEDPDFDSATATFSVVKDDDIDICHLSERFSKSVTVSFLPEELDSGLDDLSVKSQDTTVMETLSNDFSMDNISDSGASNETINTLHDHSLGEFSQPQTPFKDIPSDYSVEGVSKSFSDQGFYSPSSMLNDSVLSDDQLEYQANIFVHNVIQQALAEKAGLAESGNQELLTEKTDETKEKTEEQKVIVSDTTRPLSPERKDDTLFEPPQVSSPVQETRGVTVTPKIPEQLETHQAKALEPLPISSVMDEDHIEENRHESYFSKYSQAAELRSTASILATQEPEITVGPFKLRSKKQKTLSMIEEEIRAAQEREQELKKQRQRQSLHGPPSPSSRNAPVVSTRTASYKTAPGKIEKVKSPSSPRAESIPVQSDPQLEDPTGSQRPKNLMQTLMEDYESHKSKRRDRMDDSSYTCKLLSYRVTTEVLEAVRVNRRKSALALRWEAGIYANREEDE; encoded by the exons ATGGAGCTGGAGATCCAGGCCACAGAGCCTAAAGGAATTGTGTTGGCTACACCAGATGTAATAGACAATCAAAATCTACTGCTGTCTACACCAACAAACCAGAATGGACTTAAAGACAGACATGAGTCATTAGACAGTGATGTTGCAAAGGAGATAAGATATCTAGATGAAGTCCTGGAAGCTAACTGCTGTGAGACTGCAGCAGATAATTCTTTTAATGGCTCCCTTTGTCCAGCTGAATCTACAGCGTCCACCACTATAACAGTTGATGGCTCAGGTCCTTGTGTCAGTGTTACAAATGATAGTTCCACTCCTGAAATGGACATAATAGCAGTGGACCGTAAGCCCCTGCCAGTTGTGGAATTAAGCGAATCTGTGGAGACCATGGAACCAATTAAAGTTAATGGTTTTTCTAAAGGGGAGTTGAAAGATGATCACACTGATGTATTTACCTACCCAGCAAGCCCAAATTCTTCAAATAGTTCCCGGAGGTCATCTAAGGACGGTGATAATCTACCAAAGGTTATTAAAAAAGAAGCAAAGTTTGAACTTCGAGCATTCCATGAGGAAAAAAAGCCATCCAAATTATTCGAAGACCTAAATGAGAAGGAACATTACAGGGTTAAGAAAGTGAGGCCTTCTGAGGAAGTTATTGAACTAGAAAAGGAAAGGCTTGAACTGATCAAAAGTCAAGCTGTGAAAAAGAACCCCAGCATTACAACCAAgtggtggaatccacctcaagaaaaaACTATCGAGGAACAACTAGACTCTGAGCATCTGGAATCCCATCTGAAGTATATGcagaggaaacaaaaacagcagcaAGGAACTTCCCCACCAGTTTTTAAAAGTAATCCTCCAGCATTTGTACCTACAGAGCTGCCTCCCGTCAATAAGGAGGACATTGTTACTGAGCAAATAGACTTCTCTGCTGCAAGGAAACAGTTTTTGAATATAGAAAATACAAGCCAGTCCAATATCAAAGGACCACCAAAGAGATCAGTTGCGCCCAATCTTTTTTCAGTGAAGCCATTCTACAAAGTCAGTGAAACCAATAAGCCTCAATCATCTATTGTAGTGACTAGTCCATCAAGTTCACATGTTGAAATGGTTAGACCAGATGAGATTTCATTGGTGAAAGTAGAAAAGTTGGAGTGTACTTCTGAGGACCAGCCATCGGCAGACCACTCTAGGAAAACGTCCTCAGAAGACCCTGATTTTGATAGTGCCACAGCAACATTTTCAGTAGTGAAAGATGATGACATTGATATTTGTCATTTGTCAGAACGCTTTTCAAAATCAGTGACTGTGTCTTTTTTGCCAGAGGAGCTGGATTCCGGCTTAGATGATTTGTCAGTAAAATCTCAGGACACTACAGTCATGGAAACTCTCTCAAATGATTTTAGTATGGACAATATCAGTGACAGTGGCGCTTCAAATGAAACTATTAACACTCTACATGACCATTCACTGGGAGAATTTTCACAACCTCAAACGCCCTTTAAGGACATTCCTTCCGATTACTCAGTGGAAGGGGTCTCCAAATCTTTTAGCGATCAAGGGTTTTATTCTCCATCCTCCATGCTGAATGACTCAGTTCTTTCAGATGATCAGTTAGAGTACCAAGCTAATATATTTGTACATAATGTCATCCAGCAAGCTCTTGCTGAAAAAGCTGGATTGGCAGAAAGTGGAAACCAAGAACTTTTAACAGAGAAAACGGATGAAACCAAAGAGAAAACAGAAGAACAAAAAGTTATAGTAAGTGATACTACAAGACCACTAAGCCCAGAGAGGAAGGATGACACATTATTTGAGCCACCTCAAGTTTCTTCACCAGTGCAAGAGACCAGAGGAGTTACTGTGACACCAAAGATTCCAGAGCAACTCGAAACCCATCAAGCTAAAGCTCTTGAACCCTTACCTATTTCATCTGTAATGGATGAAGATCATATTGAAGAAAATAGGCATGAAAGTTACTTCAGCAAGTATTCCCAAGCTGCTGAACTAAGAAGCACTGCTTCCATCTTGGCAACACAAGAACCTGAGATAACAGTAGGACCTTTTAAACTGAGATCGAAGAAGCAAAAAACACTATCAATGATTGAAGAGGAGATCAGAGCTGCACAAGAAAGAGAACAAGAACTGAAAAAGCAGAGACAGAGACAAAGCTTGCACGGTCCACCAAGTCCGTCAAGCAGAAATGCACCTGTGGTGTCAACAAGAACTGCGTCCTACAAAACCGCACCAG GCAAAATAGAGAAAGTAAAATCTCCATCTTCACCGCGAGCAGAAAGCATCCCTGTACAAAGTGATCCTCAGCTAGAAGATCCAACTGGATCCCAACGTCCTAAAAATCTCATGCAAACACTTATGGAAGATTATGAAAGTCATAAAAGTAAGAGACGTGACCGAATGGATGATTCTAGT
- the LOC142211984 gene encoding PALM2-AKAP2 fusion protein-like isoform X1, whose product MFRYTAPWQVLCLTMDQGVRRPQISEDEIKLKKDKKDQNSANNSKPIDIILTNTETMELEIQATEPKGIVLATPDVIDNQNLLLSTPTNQNGLKDRHESLDSDVAKEIRYLDEVLEANCCETAADNSFNGSLCPAESTASTTITVDGSGPCVSVTNDSSTPEMDIIAVDRKPLPVVELSESVETMEPIKVNGFSKGELKDDHTDVFTYPASPNSSNSSRRSSKDGDNLPKVIKKEAKFELRAFHEEKKPSKLFEDLNEKEHYRVKKVRPSEEVIELEKERLELIKSQAVKKNPSITTKWWNPPQEKTIEEQLDSEHLESHLKYMQRKQKQQQGTSPPVFKSNPPAFVPTELPPVNKEDIVTEQIDFSAARKQFLNIENTSQSNIKGPPKRSVAPNLFSVKPFYKVSETNKPQSSIVVTSPSSSHVEMVRPDEISLVKVEKLECTSEDQPSADHSRKTSSEDPDFDSATATFSVVKDDDIDICHLSERFSKSVTVSFLPEELDSGLDDLSVKSQDTTVMETLSNDFSMDNISDSGASNETINTLHDHSLGEFSQPQTPFKDIPSDYSVEGVSKSFSDQGFYSPSSMLNDSVLSDDQLEYQANIFVHNVIQQALAEKAGLAESGNQELLTEKTDETKEKTEEQKVIVSDTTRPLSPERKDDTLFEPPQVSSPVQETRGVTVTPKIPEQLETHQAKALEPLPISSVMDEDHIEENRHESYFSKYSQAAELRSTASILATQEPEITVGPFKLRSKKQKTLSMIEEEIRAAQEREQELKKQRQRQSLHGPPSPSSRNAPVVSTRTASYKTAPGKIEKVKSPSSPRAESIPVQSDPQLEDPTGSQRPKNLMQTLMEDYESHKSKRRDRMDDSSYTCKLLSYRVTTEVLEAVRVNRRKSALALRWEAGIYANREEDE is encoded by the exons AGACCACAGATCTCAGAGGATGAAATTAAGCTGAAGAAGGACAAAAAGGATCAAAACAGTGCCAATAACTCCAAACCTATAGATATCATCCTAACCAACACAGAAACTATGGAGCTGGAGATCCAGGCCACAGAGCCTAAAGGAATTGTGTTGGCTACACCAGATGTAATAGACAATCAAAATCTACTGCTGTCTACACCAACAAACCAGAATGGACTTAAAGACAGACATGAGTCATTAGACAGTGATGTTGCAAAGGAGATAAGATATCTAGATGAAGTCCTGGAAGCTAACTGCTGTGAGACTGCAGCAGATAATTCTTTTAATGGCTCCCTTTGTCCAGCTGAATCTACAGCGTCCACCACTATAACAGTTGATGGCTCAGGTCCTTGTGTCAGTGTTACAAATGATAGTTCCACTCCTGAAATGGACATAATAGCAGTGGACCGTAAGCCCCTGCCAGTTGTGGAATTAAGCGAATCTGTGGAGACCATGGAACCAATTAAAGTTAATGGTTTTTCTAAAGGGGAGTTGAAAGATGATCACACTGATGTATTTACCTACCCAGCAAGCCCAAATTCTTCAAATAGTTCCCGGAGGTCATCTAAGGACGGTGATAATCTACCAAAGGTTATTAAAAAAGAAGCAAAGTTTGAACTTCGAGCATTCCATGAGGAAAAAAAGCCATCCAAATTATTCGAAGACCTAAATGAGAAGGAACATTACAGGGTTAAGAAAGTGAGGCCTTCTGAGGAAGTTATTGAACTAGAAAAGGAAAGGCTTGAACTGATCAAAAGTCAAGCTGTGAAAAAGAACCCCAGCATTACAACCAAgtggtggaatccacctcaagaaaaaACTATCGAGGAACAACTAGACTCTGAGCATCTGGAATCCCATCTGAAGTATATGcagaggaaacaaaaacagcagcaAGGAACTTCCCCACCAGTTTTTAAAAGTAATCCTCCAGCATTTGTACCTACAGAGCTGCCTCCCGTCAATAAGGAGGACATTGTTACTGAGCAAATAGACTTCTCTGCTGCAAGGAAACAGTTTTTGAATATAGAAAATACAAGCCAGTCCAATATCAAAGGACCACCAAAGAGATCAGTTGCGCCCAATCTTTTTTCAGTGAAGCCATTCTACAAAGTCAGTGAAACCAATAAGCCTCAATCATCTATTGTAGTGACTAGTCCATCAAGTTCACATGTTGAAATGGTTAGACCAGATGAGATTTCATTGGTGAAAGTAGAAAAGTTGGAGTGTACTTCTGAGGACCAGCCATCGGCAGACCACTCTAGGAAAACGTCCTCAGAAGACCCTGATTTTGATAGTGCCACAGCAACATTTTCAGTAGTGAAAGATGATGACATTGATATTTGTCATTTGTCAGAACGCTTTTCAAAATCAGTGACTGTGTCTTTTTTGCCAGAGGAGCTGGATTCCGGCTTAGATGATTTGTCAGTAAAATCTCAGGACACTACAGTCATGGAAACTCTCTCAAATGATTTTAGTATGGACAATATCAGTGACAGTGGCGCTTCAAATGAAACTATTAACACTCTACATGACCATTCACTGGGAGAATTTTCACAACCTCAAACGCCCTTTAAGGACATTCCTTCCGATTACTCAGTGGAAGGGGTCTCCAAATCTTTTAGCGATCAAGGGTTTTATTCTCCATCCTCCATGCTGAATGACTCAGTTCTTTCAGATGATCAGTTAGAGTACCAAGCTAATATATTTGTACATAATGTCATCCAGCAAGCTCTTGCTGAAAAAGCTGGATTGGCAGAAAGTGGAAACCAAGAACTTTTAACAGAGAAAACGGATGAAACCAAAGAGAAAACAGAAGAACAAAAAGTTATAGTAAGTGATACTACAAGACCACTAAGCCCAGAGAGGAAGGATGACACATTATTTGAGCCACCTCAAGTTTCTTCACCAGTGCAAGAGACCAGAGGAGTTACTGTGACACCAAAGATTCCAGAGCAACTCGAAACCCATCAAGCTAAAGCTCTTGAACCCTTACCTATTTCATCTGTAATGGATGAAGATCATATTGAAGAAAATAGGCATGAAAGTTACTTCAGCAAGTATTCCCAAGCTGCTGAACTAAGAAGCACTGCTTCCATCTTGGCAACACAAGAACCTGAGATAACAGTAGGACCTTTTAAACTGAGATCGAAGAAGCAAAAAACACTATCAATGATTGAAGAGGAGATCAGAGCTGCACAAGAAAGAGAACAAGAACTGAAAAAGCAGAGACAGAGACAAAGCTTGCACGGTCCACCAAGTCCGTCAAGCAGAAATGCACCTGTGGTGTCAACAAGAACTGCGTCCTACAAAACCGCACCAG GCAAAATAGAGAAAGTAAAATCTCCATCTTCACCGCGAGCAGAAAGCATCCCTGTACAAAGTGATCCTCAGCTAGAAGATCCAACTGGATCCCAACGTCCTAAAAATCTCATGCAAACACTTATGGAAGATTATGAAAGTCATAAAAGTAAGAGACGTGACCGAATGGATGATTCTAGT
- the LOC142211984 gene encoding A-kinase anchor protein 2-like isoform X3 — protein MFRYTAPWQVLCLTMDQGVRRPQISEDEIKLKKDKKDQNSANNSKPIDIILTNTETMELEIQATEPKGIVLATPDVIDNQNLLLSTPTNQNGLKDRHESLDSDVAKEIRYLDEVLEANCCETAADNSFNGSLCPAESTASTTITVDGSGPCVSVTNDSSTPEMDIIAVDRKPLPVVELSESVETMEPIKVNGFSKGELKDDHTDVFTYPASPNSSNSSRRSSKDGDNLPKVIKKEAKFELRAFHEEKKPSKLFEDLNEKEHYRVKKVRPSEEVIELEKERLELIKSQAVKKNPSITTKWWNPPQEKTIEEQLDSEHLESHLKYMQRKQKQQQGTSPPVFKSNPPAFVPTELPPVNKEDIVTEQIDFSAARKQFLNIENTSQSNIKGPPKRSVAPNLFSVKPFYKVSETNKPQSSIVVTSPSSSHVEMVRPDEISLVKVEKLECTSEDQPSADHSRKTSSEDPDFDSATATFSVVKDDDIDICHLSERFSKSVTVSFLPEELDSGLDDLSVKSQDTTVMETLSNDFSMDNISDSGASNETINTLHDHSLGEFSQPQTPFKDIPSDYSVEGVSKSFSDQGFYSPSSMLNDSVLSDDQLEYQANIFVHNVIQQALAEKAGLAESGNQELLTEKTDETKEKTEEQKVIVSDTTRPLSPERKDDTLFEPPQVSSPVQETRGVTVTPKIPEQLETHQAKALEPLPISSVMDEDHIEENRHESYFSKYSQAAELRSTASILATQEPEITVGPFKLRSKKQKTLSMIEEEIRAAQEREQELKKQRQRQSLHGPPSPSSRNAPVVSTRTASYKTAPGKIEKVKSPSSPRAESIPVQSDPQLEDPTGSQRPKNLMQTLMEDYESHKSKRRDRMDDSSVLEAVRVNRRKSALALRWEAGIYANREEDE, from the exons AGACCACAGATCTCAGAGGATGAAATTAAGCTGAAGAAGGACAAAAAGGATCAAAACAGTGCCAATAACTCCAAACCTATAGATATCATCCTAACCAACACAGAAACTATGGAGCTGGAGATCCAGGCCACAGAGCCTAAAGGAATTGTGTTGGCTACACCAGATGTAATAGACAATCAAAATCTACTGCTGTCTACACCAACAAACCAGAATGGACTTAAAGACAGACATGAGTCATTAGACAGTGATGTTGCAAAGGAGATAAGATATCTAGATGAAGTCCTGGAAGCTAACTGCTGTGAGACTGCAGCAGATAATTCTTTTAATGGCTCCCTTTGTCCAGCTGAATCTACAGCGTCCACCACTATAACAGTTGATGGCTCAGGTCCTTGTGTCAGTGTTACAAATGATAGTTCCACTCCTGAAATGGACATAATAGCAGTGGACCGTAAGCCCCTGCCAGTTGTGGAATTAAGCGAATCTGTGGAGACCATGGAACCAATTAAAGTTAATGGTTTTTCTAAAGGGGAGTTGAAAGATGATCACACTGATGTATTTACCTACCCAGCAAGCCCAAATTCTTCAAATAGTTCCCGGAGGTCATCTAAGGACGGTGATAATCTACCAAAGGTTATTAAAAAAGAAGCAAAGTTTGAACTTCGAGCATTCCATGAGGAAAAAAAGCCATCCAAATTATTCGAAGACCTAAATGAGAAGGAACATTACAGGGTTAAGAAAGTGAGGCCTTCTGAGGAAGTTATTGAACTAGAAAAGGAAAGGCTTGAACTGATCAAAAGTCAAGCTGTGAAAAAGAACCCCAGCATTACAACCAAgtggtggaatccacctcaagaaaaaACTATCGAGGAACAACTAGACTCTGAGCATCTGGAATCCCATCTGAAGTATATGcagaggaaacaaaaacagcagcaAGGAACTTCCCCACCAGTTTTTAAAAGTAATCCTCCAGCATTTGTACCTACAGAGCTGCCTCCCGTCAATAAGGAGGACATTGTTACTGAGCAAATAGACTTCTCTGCTGCAAGGAAACAGTTTTTGAATATAGAAAATACAAGCCAGTCCAATATCAAAGGACCACCAAAGAGATCAGTTGCGCCCAATCTTTTTTCAGTGAAGCCATTCTACAAAGTCAGTGAAACCAATAAGCCTCAATCATCTATTGTAGTGACTAGTCCATCAAGTTCACATGTTGAAATGGTTAGACCAGATGAGATTTCATTGGTGAAAGTAGAAAAGTTGGAGTGTACTTCTGAGGACCAGCCATCGGCAGACCACTCTAGGAAAACGTCCTCAGAAGACCCTGATTTTGATAGTGCCACAGCAACATTTTCAGTAGTGAAAGATGATGACATTGATATTTGTCATTTGTCAGAACGCTTTTCAAAATCAGTGACTGTGTCTTTTTTGCCAGAGGAGCTGGATTCCGGCTTAGATGATTTGTCAGTAAAATCTCAGGACACTACAGTCATGGAAACTCTCTCAAATGATTTTAGTATGGACAATATCAGTGACAGTGGCGCTTCAAATGAAACTATTAACACTCTACATGACCATTCACTGGGAGAATTTTCACAACCTCAAACGCCCTTTAAGGACATTCCTTCCGATTACTCAGTGGAAGGGGTCTCCAAATCTTTTAGCGATCAAGGGTTTTATTCTCCATCCTCCATGCTGAATGACTCAGTTCTTTCAGATGATCAGTTAGAGTACCAAGCTAATATATTTGTACATAATGTCATCCAGCAAGCTCTTGCTGAAAAAGCTGGATTGGCAGAAAGTGGAAACCAAGAACTTTTAACAGAGAAAACGGATGAAACCAAAGAGAAAACAGAAGAACAAAAAGTTATAGTAAGTGATACTACAAGACCACTAAGCCCAGAGAGGAAGGATGACACATTATTTGAGCCACCTCAAGTTTCTTCACCAGTGCAAGAGACCAGAGGAGTTACTGTGACACCAAAGATTCCAGAGCAACTCGAAACCCATCAAGCTAAAGCTCTTGAACCCTTACCTATTTCATCTGTAATGGATGAAGATCATATTGAAGAAAATAGGCATGAAAGTTACTTCAGCAAGTATTCCCAAGCTGCTGAACTAAGAAGCACTGCTTCCATCTTGGCAACACAAGAACCTGAGATAACAGTAGGACCTTTTAAACTGAGATCGAAGAAGCAAAAAACACTATCAATGATTGAAGAGGAGATCAGAGCTGCACAAGAAAGAGAACAAGAACTGAAAAAGCAGAGACAGAGACAAAGCTTGCACGGTCCACCAAGTCCGTCAAGCAGAAATGCACCTGTGGTGTCAACAAGAACTGCGTCCTACAAAACCGCACCAG GCAAAATAGAGAAAGTAAAATCTCCATCTTCACCGCGAGCAGAAAGCATCCCTGTACAAAGTGATCCTCAGCTAGAAGATCCAACTGGATCCCAACGTCCTAAAAATCTCATGCAAACACTTATGGAAGATTATGAAAGTCATAAAAGTAAGAGACGTGACCGAATGGATGATTCTAGT